From Zavarzinella sp., one genomic window encodes:
- a CDS encoding BBP7 family outer membrane beta-barrel protein, translating into MRKGLVGILAVIVMGSGLLHGQVPPGAPGGFDPNMPPGGGFDPSMGMPPGGFDPSMGMPPGTGFQTPEGNPIIVPQGFDGYMPNSFPDPTGAPPNADTRYTWTNVIASSFWVKVDYLLWLPKSVQFNFPVITTGPGGSTLAVGQPGVTTVLGNENVSYGATSGFRFTAGLFLDQDARFGVEASYLFNESQSESAGVSSSTGGLPATGLAFVNSNTGLNSALVTTGTGGNGFNVTPLGFLGPFLITPTNTPGTIGYVSSESSFRYWQASLHSVTNLFREEMSESSAFSLDLIAGVSYFDFNEHLNIQSYGRQFINTFNPFVLNLAQFATFTTPTFTRLDNGVEVYTQDLFKAHTVIPAGTIGLRSQYLLGRWSLLAQANFSLGYNFERVQAEGRTVGVAPVNPVTLQNAATTIRNTNVNNSGLFASGNNLGTDRSNAFSYIPEGNLQLGYRFSPNIRLNLGGSFLYMSRVKRPSELFSNQVNPAFAGALGGFGGQSTPVGSSFNTTSNFWMLGANAGLMFTY; encoded by the coding sequence ATGCGCAAAGGACTGGTGGGAATCCTGGCAGTGATCGTCATGGGAAGCGGTTTGCTTCATGGCCAAGTGCCTCCTGGTGCACCGGGAGGTTTCGATCCGAATATGCCTCCGGGAGGCGGTTTTGATCCCAGTATGGGGATGCCTCCTGGTGGGTTTGATCCCAGCATGGGTATGCCCCCTGGCACCGGTTTTCAAACACCGGAAGGGAACCCGATTATTGTCCCACAAGGTTTCGATGGCTACATGCCAAATAGCTTCCCCGATCCAACAGGTGCCCCACCCAACGCGGATACACGGTACACCTGGACGAACGTTATCGCTTCTTCTTTCTGGGTGAAAGTAGATTATCTTTTGTGGTTGCCGAAAAGCGTGCAGTTCAATTTTCCTGTTATTACCACAGGACCAGGTGGTTCTACGCTTGCTGTCGGTCAGCCAGGTGTGACAACAGTACTCGGAAATGAAAACGTAAGTTATGGTGCAACCAGTGGTTTTCGCTTTACTGCGGGGTTGTTTCTAGATCAGGATGCTCGATTTGGAGTCGAGGCAAGTTACTTGTTCAATGAAAGTCAATCGGAATCGGCAGGCGTCAGTTCAAGCACTGGTGGTTTACCCGCAACTGGCCTTGCTTTCGTCAATTCGAACACTGGCTTAAATTCTGCTTTGGTCACAACAGGAACTGGTGGGAATGGCTTTAATGTGACACCACTCGGATTTTTGGGACCATTTTTGATTACACCTACCAACACTCCTGGTACTATTGGTTATGTAAGTTCTGAATCTTCTTTCCGCTACTGGCAAGCAAGTTTGCACTCAGTGACAAACCTGTTCCGTGAGGAAATGAGTGAATCTTCTGCTTTCAGTTTGGATCTGATTGCTGGTGTCAGCTATTTTGATTTTAATGAGCACTTGAACATCCAAAGTTATGGTCGTCAGTTTATTAATACGTTTAATCCATTCGTATTAAACTTGGCTCAGTTTGCGACATTTACAACCCCTACCTTCACACGATTAGATAATGGAGTGGAAGTATATACGCAGGATTTGTTCAAAGCACATACAGTCATTCCAGCAGGCACTATTGGCTTGAGAAGCCAATATCTGTTGGGTCGCTGGTCATTGCTGGCTCAGGCAAACTTTTCGCTGGGTTATAACTTTGAACGTGTACAAGCAGAAGGCCGTACTGTAGGTGTGGCACCGGTGAATCCTGTTACGTTGCAAAATGCTGCGACGACAATTCGCAATACGAATGTGAACAACAGTGGCCTCTTTGCCAGTGGGAATAACCTTGGAACGGATCGATCAAATGCATTCTCTTACATTCCAGAAGGGAATCTGCAGCTTGGCTACCGATTTTCGCCCAACATTCGGTTGAACCTGGGTGGTAGCTTCCTCTACATGAGCCGTGTCAAACGGCCTTCTGAACTGTTCTCTAACCAGGTGAATCCTGCCTTCGCAGGTGCTCTGGGTGGCTTCGGTGGGCAAAGCACTCCGGTTGGAAGCAGCTTCAATACCACATCTAACTTCTGGATGTTGGGTGCAAATGCCGGGCTGATGTTCACCTACTAA
- a CDS encoding NAD(P)/FAD-dependent oxidoreductase gives MKYDAIIIGGGHNGLVTAAYLAKAGKKVLVLEKREMLGGCCVTEELWPGYHVSTAAYVNSLLRPEIIRDLELKKHGFEMLPRSPSSFTPFPDGRYLMMGPDKEMTHREIAKFSAKDAEALPKYEEMLMRVADVIEPLLTEIPPDPLGGFRDLWKLGTLGLKMRKLGQQTIQEAVEVLTGAATPILDRWFESDQLKVTLATDAVIGAFAPPSHPGTAYVLFHHVMGECDGARGVWGYVRGGMGQISNSIAAAARSYGAEIRTNASVGKILTRNGSTYGVVLQDGTELLANQVASSVDCHLTFEKFMDAADLPADFLATVRQIDYNSATLKINVALSEPPQFKCLPGSGVGPQHHGTMHICPTMEYIERAYDDAKYGKPSANPMLECTMATAVDNTLAPAGKHILSMFIQYAPYHLKDSTWDMEREKFADRCFDILNEYAPNFKASVIDRQILTPVDLERVYGITGGNIFQGAMSLSNMYSMRPVGGYAKYKTPIQGLYLCGAAAHPGGGVLGACGWNAAKVMLKDKF, from the coding sequence ATGAAATACGACGCAATTATTATCGGTGGTGGGCATAACGGACTGGTAACTGCAGCCTACCTTGCCAAGGCAGGCAAGAAAGTTCTTGTATTGGAAAAGAGAGAAATGCTGGGAGGCTGTTGTGTCACGGAAGAACTCTGGCCAGGCTACCATGTCAGCACGGCAGCATACGTGAATAGTTTGTTACGCCCGGAAATTATTCGCGACCTGGAATTAAAGAAGCACGGCTTTGAAATGCTGCCCCGCAGCCCATCGTCGTTTACACCATTTCCGGATGGTCGTTATCTGATGATGGGCCCGGATAAGGAAATGACGCACCGCGAAATTGCTAAGTTCTCTGCAAAGGATGCAGAGGCACTGCCAAAGTATGAAGAGATGTTGATGCGTGTGGCAGATGTCATCGAACCCCTGCTCACCGAGATCCCACCTGATCCGCTGGGCGGCTTTCGTGATCTTTGGAAGCTGGGTACTCTTGGCCTGAAGATGCGCAAACTTGGACAGCAGACCATTCAGGAAGCTGTGGAAGTATTAACAGGCGCTGCCACACCGATTCTCGATCGTTGGTTTGAATCTGATCAGTTAAAGGTAACGTTGGCAACCGATGCCGTGATCGGTGCGTTTGCACCCCCATCCCATCCGGGAACTGCATATGTATTGTTCCACCATGTGATGGGGGAATGCGATGGTGCCCGCGGTGTCTGGGGCTACGTTCGAGGCGGCATGGGACAGATCAGTAACAGCATTGCAGCCGCTGCACGTTCCTATGGTGCGGAAATCCGCACCAATGCCAGTGTGGGCAAGATCCTCACAAGAAATGGCAGCACCTATGGAGTGGTATTACAGGATGGCACGGAATTGCTCGCAAATCAGGTGGCTTCATCGGTTGATTGCCACTTGACATTTGAAAAATTTATGGATGCTGCAGATCTCCCAGCCGATTTCCTCGCAACGGTTCGCCAGATCGATTACAACTCTGCAACGTTGAAGATTAATGTGGCCCTAAGCGAACCACCCCAATTCAAGTGCCTGCCGGGATCAGGTGTAGGACCGCAGCACCACGGAACAATGCACATCTGCCCCACAATGGAATACATTGAACGTGCCTATGATGATGCGAAATATGGCAAGCCATCTGCAAACCCAATGCTGGAATGTACGATGGCCACCGCAGTGGATAATACACTGGCACCCGCAGGGAAACATATTTTGAGTATGTTCATCCAGTACGCACCGTACCACCTGAAAGACAGTACGTGGGATATGGAACGGGAAAAATTTGCTGATCGCTGCTTTGACATTTTGAACGAGTACGCACCGAACTTCAAAGCCTCGGTGATAGACCGACAGATTCTAACTCCAGTTGATCTGGAGAGGGTTTACGGCATTACAGGTGGGAATATTTTTCAAGGTGCGATGTCGCTTTCGAACATGTACTCCATGCGTCCCGTAGGCGGATACGCCAAGTACAAAACACCAATTCAGGGATTGTATTTGTGCGGAGCAGCAGCCCACCCGGGCGGTGGTGTGCTGGGAGCGTGCGGCTGGAATGCCGCAAAAGTTATGCTGAAAGATAAGTTTTAA
- a CDS encoding BlaI/MecI/CopY family transcriptional regulator — translation MARSPKDVTNSELAVLQVLWNRAPATLRQIVDELATDSQPMQASTVLKLLERLEAKGWVVRDKSSSVQFFSPTAEKDQLIGQRLQGIAEQLCEGSVAPLLSQLVKGQQLTETDRKMLRDLIQELDGHQPGETP, via the coding sequence ATGGCACGTTCTCCGAAAGATGTTACGAACAGTGAACTTGCAGTGCTACAGGTGCTTTGGAATCGTGCACCGGCAACCCTGCGACAGATTGTGGATGAGTTAGCTACTGATTCTCAGCCGATGCAAGCCAGCACGGTGTTAAAATTGCTGGAACGACTGGAAGCGAAAGGCTGGGTGGTGCGGGATAAATCGTCCTCAGTACAGTTTTTTTCCCCCACAGCAGAAAAGGACCAATTGATCGGCCAACGCCTGCAGGGAATTGCGGAGCAATTGTGCGAAGGTTCGGTAGCACCGCTGTTGAGCCAACTCGTTAAGGGACAACAACTTACAGAAACAGACCGCAAGATGTTGCGAGATCTGATTCAGGAACTTGATGGCCATCAGCCAGGTGAAACACCATGA
- the prfB gene encoding peptide chain release factor 2 (programmed frameshift): MNAETTRIVEDLTSRLTQLRDSLDIAGKQTQAAALLDKQAEPGFWDDNEKAQKVIGEQKALNALIKPYEAVTNALKDVEALAELAEEDPTLESEMAAEVERTQKLFDAFEIMAMMSGKQDSRNAIVQIKPGAGGTDACDWAGTMYRMYMRWAQRHGFTVEEDDIEPNIEAGIQNVRFRIIGEYAYGYMQAEIGVHRLVRISPFGSGDTRQTSFAAVDVLPELDDDIEIVVRESDLEVQTFTSGGPGGQHQNKTQSGVRIIHKPTNMRAESRTMRSQHKNYDNALKMLKARLYAVEEAKRLGDIEKHYDAKGEIAFGSQIRSYIFQPYTLVRDERDGVDVKTPQVMEVIDGDLDEFMYAYLRNRTKKLHKKS, translated from the exons ATGAACGCAGAAACCACACGTATTGTTGAAGACTTGACCAGCCGTTTGACCCAGTTGCGAGACTCTCTT GACATTGCTGGCAAACAAACACAAGCAGCAGCCCTGCTGGATAAACAGGCAGAACCTGGGTTTTGGGATGATAACGAAAAAGCCCAGAAAGTAATTGGCGAACAGAAAGCACTGAATGCACTGATTAAACCGTATGAAGCGGTAACCAATGCATTGAAAGATGTGGAAGCGCTTGCCGAACTGGCCGAAGAAGATCCCACTTTGGAATCGGAAATGGCAGCGGAAGTGGAACGCACCCAGAAACTGTTTGACGCTTTTGAAATTATGGCAATGATGTCGGGCAAGCAGGACAGCCGGAATGCGATTGTCCAGATCAAACCCGGTGCAGGAGGGACAGATGCCTGCGATTGGGCGGGTACGATGTACCGGATGTACATGCGGTGGGCCCAACGCCATGGTTTCACTGTTGAAGAGGACGATATTGAGCCCAACATCGAAGCGGGGATACAGAACGTTCGTTTTCGCATCATCGGCGAATACGCTTATGGCTACATGCAGGCGGAAATTGGTGTGCATCGACTGGTGCGGATCAGCCCGTTTGGCAGTGGGGATACCCGCCAGACGTCGTTTGCCGCGGTGGATGTGTTACCAGAACTGGATGATGACATAGAAATTGTGGTGCGGGAATCTGACCTGGAAGTTCAAACCTTCACTTCAGGTGGGCCGGGTGGACAGCACCAGAACAAAACCCAATCTGGTGTGCGGATTATCCACAAACCCACCAACATGCGGGCAGAAAGCCGCACGATGCGCAGTCAGCATAAGAATTACGACAATGCCCTGAAAATGCTGAAGGCTCGTCTATATGCGGTGGAAGAGGCAAAACGTCTTGGGGACATTGAAAAACACTACGATGCGAAGGGTGAAATTGCCTTCGGTAGCCAGATTCGTAGTTACATTTTTCAACCCTACACATTAGTGCGGGACGAACGCGATGGTGTGGATGTAAAAACGCCCCAGGTAATGGAAGTAATTGATGGTGACCTGGACGAGTTTATGTATGCATATTTGCGAAATCGCACGAAGAAGTTACACAAGAAAAGCTAA
- a CDS encoding NADPH:quinone reductase — protein sequence MKAVFYTQVGGPEVLTWGELPTPTPGQGEVLVRVKAVSVNPIDTYIRSGAVPMARPEPTIPGCDLAGVVEAVGPGCQKFQPGDRVWGSNQGLLGRQGTFAEYAAVNEAYLYAIPDGVSDEVAAATALVGITAHLGLVYLANVQAGEYVFVNGGTGGVGAMVVQMAKCRNAYVACTCGNEEKEALAKELGATRTINYRTEDIGAAIQDFTQQQGLHIWYETLREPDYEKMVSSMRLRGRMIAMAGRTAKPPFPHGPFYVKCLTLYGFAMFQFPPEEQQKCAVDINEWLSSGKLKPLIGKVMPLSECQAAHRLQEENTLQGAGTLTGKIVLTVD from the coding sequence ATGAAAGCAGTTTTTTACACCCAAGTGGGTGGACCGGAAGTACTGACGTGGGGCGAACTGCCCACACCCACTCCGGGCCAAGGTGAAGTATTGGTTCGGGTAAAGGCCGTAAGTGTCAATCCAATAGATACTTACATCCGTAGTGGGGCTGTTCCGATGGCCCGTCCGGAGCCAACGATCCCTGGATGCGATCTTGCCGGTGTGGTTGAAGCCGTTGGACCAGGATGCCAGAAGTTCCAGCCTGGCGACCGCGTCTGGGGCTCCAATCAGGGCCTGTTGGGAAGGCAAGGCACCTTTGCGGAATATGCCGCTGTCAACGAAGCGTATTTGTACGCCATTCCAGATGGTGTTTCGGATGAGGTGGCAGCTGCAACAGCGTTGGTGGGAATAACTGCCCACCTGGGCCTGGTGTATCTGGCGAATGTGCAGGCGGGAGAGTACGTATTTGTCAACGGTGGCACCGGTGGCGTTGGTGCGATGGTTGTACAGATGGCGAAATGCCGAAATGCTTATGTGGCCTGCACTTGCGGCAATGAAGAGAAAGAAGCACTGGCAAAAGAACTTGGGGCCACCCGCACGATAAATTACCGCACCGAGGACATCGGGGCAGCAATTCAGGACTTTACCCAGCAACAGGGGTTGCACATCTGGTATGAAACATTACGAGAACCAGATTATGAGAAAATGGTGAGTTCCATGCGCCTGCGGGGCAGAATGATTGCCATGGCAGGCCGCACTGCAAAGCCGCCTTTCCCGCACGGGCCCTTTTATGTGAAATGTTTGACATTGTATGGCTTTGCCATGTTTCAGTTCCCACCTGAAGAGCAGCAGAAATGTGCTGTTGATATTAATGAGTGGTTGTCATCAGGCAAATTGAAACCATTGATTGGCAAAGTCATGCCACTGTCAGAATGTCAGGCAGCCCACCGCCTGCAGGAAGAAAATACCCTGCAAGGGGCGGGCACGTTGACGGGAAAAATCGTGCTAACTGTAGACTGA
- a CDS encoding DUF1080 domain-containing protein has protein sequence MKNSPLAAVLLIFFTSFSIAADPQSPTKKINLLNAKDHGGLSTWLRGSETKDPKGVFQIRDGQLHVSGDGFGYIATKEQWANYRLNLEYRWGKKTDGGKYVRNSGLLLHCATKDGGAGGTWPACIECQLAQGCVGDLIIIRGKDHLDQPVPVSFTTTTSTDPSGRRHRWDPNGKMQQFPPARGQLWWNNHDWDFKELLDTNGKNDVESKKDDWTRLECISDKDTISISVNGHQVNQVSKVFPTAGRIAVQCEGFELFVRTWEIMPLSAK, from the coding sequence ATGAAAAATAGTCCGCTTGCCGCAGTTCTGTTGATCTTTTTCACCTCATTTTCCATAGCTGCAGATCCGCAATCCCCCACCAAAAAGATCAACTTGCTGAATGCGAAAGACCATGGCGGCTTGAGCACCTGGTTGCGTGGTTCTGAGACCAAAGACCCGAAAGGCGTGTTCCAGATCCGCGATGGCCAGTTGCACGTTTCCGGTGATGGCTTTGGTTACATCGCCACCAAAGAACAGTGGGCAAACTATCGCCTGAACCTGGAATACCGTTGGGGCAAAAAGACCGATGGTGGCAAGTATGTGCGTAATTCTGGCTTACTGCTGCATTGTGCCACCAAAGATGGTGGGGCAGGTGGTACCTGGCCTGCGTGCATCGAATGCCAATTAGCCCAGGGATGTGTGGGCGATCTGATCATCATTCGTGGCAAAGATCACCTCGATCAACCAGTTCCTGTCTCATTCACAACCACGACAAGCACCGATCCTTCTGGCAGAAGACACCGATGGGATCCGAACGGTAAGATGCAGCAATTCCCACCAGCACGTGGGCAATTATGGTGGAATAACCACGATTGGGATTTCAAAGAGTTGCTGGATACAAATGGAAAAAACGATGTCGAAAGCAAAAAAGATGACTGGACTCGACTGGAATGTATTTCAGACAAAGACACGATTTCCATTTCGGTGAACGGTCATCAAGTGAATCAGGTTTCCAAAGTATTCCCCACCGCGGGGCGAATTGCAGTTCAGTGTGAAGGCTTTGAACTTTTCGTCCGTACGTGGGAAATCATGCCGCTGAGCGCAAAATAA
- a CDS encoding SPFH domain-containing protein produces the protein MMAEKEIRLANGWLFIPVFFALFPVALVLIIMQHEKLLDAGLHAAVFAIPLILLWLLGLAGFIVVNPNEARVITLFGKYAGTVKDSGLYYGNPFYKAQKVSQRVLTLETGQTKTPPVKDAAGKVLQEAQTKRAPSKVNDKDGTPIEIAAIVVWKVINTAEAVFMVDNFEEYVQMQSEAALRNLATQYRYDSPEGEFSLRSNIEEIAERLKYEVQQRVSQAGVEIIEARISHLAYAPEIAAAMLQRQQAGAIIAARAQIVDGAVGMVEHALELLAQKKVMELTDERKAAMVSNLLVVLCSHSVPQPVISAGTH, from the coding sequence ATGATGGCAGAAAAAGAAATCCGATTAGCGAATGGCTGGTTGTTTATTCCGGTGTTCTTTGCCTTGTTTCCCGTGGCGTTAGTGCTGATCATAATGCAGCACGAAAAATTGCTTGATGCGGGCTTGCATGCAGCAGTATTTGCTATTCCGTTGATCCTACTCTGGTTGCTTGGGCTTGCAGGGTTTATTGTGGTGAACCCTAACGAAGCAAGAGTGATCACATTGTTCGGGAAATATGCTGGCACTGTGAAAGATTCTGGTTTGTATTATGGCAATCCGTTTTACAAGGCACAAAAAGTCAGTCAGCGGGTGCTGACGCTGGAAACCGGACAGACTAAAACCCCACCTGTGAAGGATGCGGCAGGTAAGGTGCTGCAGGAAGCACAAACAAAACGAGCACCTTCGAAAGTGAATGATAAAGATGGCACCCCGATTGAAATTGCAGCGATCGTGGTGTGGAAGGTGATCAATACGGCAGAAGCGGTCTTTATGGTGGATAATTTCGAAGAATATGTGCAAATGCAATCCGAAGCCGCATTACGGAACCTGGCAACGCAGTACCGCTACGATTCGCCTGAAGGCGAGTTCTCCTTGCGTAGTAACATCGAAGAAATTGCTGAACGACTGAAATACGAAGTGCAGCAACGCGTCAGTCAGGCGGGTGTTGAAATTATTGAAGCACGGATCAGCCACCTGGCATACGCACCGGAAATTGCGGCGGCGATGTTGCAACGCCAGCAGGCAGGTGCGATTATTGCCGCCCGAGCACAGATTGTCGATGGTGCGGTTGGTATGGTGGAACATGCATTGGAATTGCTGGCACAGAAGAAGGTGATGGAACTGACTGATGAGCGTAAAGCAGCCATGGTCAGTAATTTGCTGGTGGTGCTTTGCAGCCACAGTGTTCCCCAGCCAGTGATCAGTGCTGGGACACATTAA
- a CDS encoding SDR family oxidoreductase, with the protein MSNLSGKVVLITGAGSGVGAAAALQFHAQGAKVAIAGRSAEKLAKTAAGHDDILVVPTDVTDYGAVQQLFQKVNSHFGRIDILVNNAGVNIKARKMRELTIDSWNQLVRTNLDGVFYCMKEVLPQMIERQSGLIININSVSGKRPYPLAGPGYAAGKFGLHGLSGCVANEELESKIRVSSIYPGEIDTPILDERPTPVSAEQRAKILKPEDVADAILFIASLPEHVNIPELIIKPTSQMYF; encoded by the coding sequence ATGTCGAATCTCTCTGGAAAAGTCGTTCTGATTACTGGTGCTGGCAGTGGAGTCGGTGCTGCGGCTGCACTGCAATTTCATGCTCAGGGGGCTAAAGTTGCCATTGCAGGCAGAAGTGCGGAAAAACTTGCGAAAACGGCTGCAGGCCACGATGACATCCTGGTGGTGCCCACCGATGTGACCGATTATGGTGCGGTGCAGCAATTATTTCAGAAAGTGAACAGCCATTTTGGCAGAATCGACATTCTGGTAAACAATGCCGGCGTTAACATTAAAGCCCGCAAAATGCGGGAATTGACGATCGACAGCTGGAATCAGTTGGTCCGTACCAACCTCGACGGGGTTTTCTACTGCATGAAAGAAGTGCTGCCCCAGATGATCGAGCGGCAGTCTGGCCTGATCATTAACATCAATTCTGTTTCGGGGAAAAGACCTTACCCTCTGGCGGGTCCCGGTTATGCTGCGGGTAAATTCGGGCTGCACGGCTTGTCAGGGTGCGTTGCCAACGAAGAATTAGAAAGCAAAATTCGTGTCAGCAGCATTTATCCTGGGGAAATCGACACCCCCATCCTCGATGAACGCCCCACCCCGGTTTCAGCAGAACAGCGGGCGAAAATTCTGAAACCAGAAGACGTGGCCGATGCGATTCTGTTTATTGCCAGTCTGCCGGAACATGTCAATATTCCAGAATTGATCATCAAACCCACCAGCCAGATGTACTTTTAA
- a CDS encoding M56 family metallopeptidase produces MIDTILDTTLNHAISTSVLIVVVMLVNLCIRHPGIRYALWFVVLLKFITPPIWQITVGSSRIMGEVSPPEQVVPQYAIPEVISSTVPTSTEPAEFFDWQEDWEELETIPADATASEPKIAHLVPEIAPNQVERAIKMSDSSWSASWAGAKKILLVVWGLGSLALIWQVFIRRRKMNLMLKMSGEASGFVQQIAASVAQQLKLKHLPKIILAPGNITPALYSPSPRGKDCALLLPMQLVQTLPVEQLKVIIAHELVHFQRKDYMVRWLELCVQTMFWWHPLLVLVRTHLRQNEEAICDLQVVHIFGCRTVYATAILESASFAGNGGLSHSMVSGFGTVSNLRRRIKMVMKGNWKGKMSRWTFATICTVGLIGFSSNLQLAGDEPGKKGDRPAPREGDRPGNPDRPRDGDRPNPERPRDGDRPNPERPRDGDRPNPERPRDGDRPNPERPRDGEKPGPDLNLSPVQLQKLRAELEAARARAAEAMAQVREIESLLMRAQGLPPRGERPREGDRPGNLERPRDGDRPNPERPREGDRPGIGNLRVPNPPIADLQRQMEEMRRSMEEMRRMMEEFRRGVRPPEKK; encoded by the coding sequence ATGATTGACACAATCCTGGACACCACCTTGAATCATGCAATCAGCACCAGCGTGCTGATCGTGGTGGTAATGTTGGTCAATTTATGCATCCGCCACCCGGGAATCCGTTACGCACTGTGGTTCGTGGTACTGTTGAAGTTTATCACCCCACCGATCTGGCAGATTACAGTGGGAAGCAGCAGAATCATGGGGGAAGTTTCGCCACCTGAACAGGTGGTGCCGCAGTATGCAATTCCCGAAGTGATTTCCAGTACTGTTCCCACCAGCACAGAACCTGCGGAATTTTTCGATTGGCAAGAAGATTGGGAGGAACTTGAAACTATACCAGCAGATGCTACTGCCAGTGAACCGAAAATTGCTCATTTAGTACCAGAGATCGCGCCAAATCAAGTGGAACGCGCCATAAAGATGAGTGATTCCTCATGGTCGGCTTCGTGGGCTGGGGCAAAGAAAATTCTGCTGGTTGTCTGGGGATTAGGTAGCCTGGCACTGATCTGGCAGGTGTTTATCCGTCGTCGAAAAATGAATCTCATGCTGAAAATGTCAGGTGAAGCGTCAGGATTTGTACAGCAAATTGCCGCAAGTGTGGCACAGCAATTAAAACTGAAGCATTTGCCGAAAATTATATTAGCACCTGGTAATATAACACCTGCATTATATTCCCCCAGCCCACGTGGGAAGGATTGTGCGTTGTTATTGCCAATGCAATTGGTGCAAACTCTTCCTGTAGAACAACTTAAGGTAATTATTGCCCACGAATTGGTGCATTTTCAGCGAAAAGACTACATGGTTCGCTGGCTGGAACTGTGCGTGCAAACAATGTTCTGGTGGCACCCTTTGCTGGTTTTGGTTCGCACACACTTACGTCAGAATGAGGAAGCAATTTGCGATTTGCAGGTTGTTCATATTTTTGGCTGCCGCACAGTGTATGCCACGGCAATTTTGGAATCCGCATCATTCGCTGGGAATGGTGGGCTGTCACACTCCATGGTTAGTGGTTTTGGGACAGTCAGTAATCTCAGAAGGAGAATAAAGATGGTGATGAAAGGGAATTGGAAAGGAAAAATGTCCCGCTGGACATTTGCAACAATTTGTACAGTAGGACTGATTGGATTCAGTTCCAATCTGCAGCTTGCAGGCGATGAACCTGGTAAAAAAGGTGATCGTCCTGCACCTCGCGAGGGAGATCGACCTGGAAACCCTGATCGCCCGCGTGACGGGGATCGACCTAATCCAGAACGTCCCAGAGACGGTGATCGGCCTAACCCGGAACGCCCACGCGATGGCGATCGACCTAATCCAGAACGTCCCAGAGACGGTGATCGGCCTAACCCAGAACGCCCACGCGATGGGGAGAAGCCTGGGCCCGATTTGAACCTGTCACCAGTTCAATTGCAAAAATTGCGTGCCGAACTGGAAGCCGCACGTGCAAGAGCTGCTGAAGCGATGGCTCAAGTGCGTGAAATTGAAAGTTTGTTAATGCGTGCACAAGGTTTACCTCCACGAGGAGAACGGCCTCGTGAAGGAGACCGGCCTGGCAATTTGGAACGTCCACGAGACGGTGATCGACCAAACCCAGAACGCCCACGTGAGGGAGATCGTCCCGGAATTGGCAATTTGCGTGTGCCTAACCCGCCAATTGCAGACTTGCAACGACAGATGGAAGAAATGCGTCGAAGCATGGAAGAGATGCGGAGAATGATGGAAGAATTTCGCCGTGGCGTACGCCCACCGGAAAAGAAATAG